A stretch of the Saprospiraceae bacterium genome encodes the following:
- a CDS encoding T9SS type A sorting domain-containing protein translates to MSLNLSGQYAIDAAGSYVKNGAYSAAYSVGEVSTLTIRGVQSTYASTSGVIQPDPLSITGTKNPGITTIRIYPNPVNDFLRLETDRTDLIQYVIYSMQGNLLAQGTVKGMSVQLDHLIPGIYLIKFSLVDAHESQSFLISKL, encoded by the coding sequence ATGTCCTTAAATCTGTCAGGACAATATGCCATTGATGCGGCTGGATCTTATGTTAAAAATGGAGCCTATTCTGCAGCTTATTCGGTAGGTGAGGTATCCACTTTAACAATAAGGGGTGTACAGTCAACCTACGCTTCCACCTCGGGAGTTATCCAACCAGATCCATTAAGCATTACCGGAACGAAAAATCCAGGCATTACTACCATCCGGATTTATCCGAATCCGGTAAATGATTTCCTGAGACTTGAAACGGACCGAACTGATTTAATTCAGTATGTCATTTATTCGATGCAGGGTAACTTATTAGCTCAAGGAACGGTCAAAGGTATGTCAGTACAACTTGATCATTTGATACCGGGCATCTACCTGATCAAATTTAGTTTAGTTGATGCGCATGAAAGTCAGTCTTTTTTAATTTCAAAACTTTAA